Proteins from a genomic interval of Stigmatella erecta:
- a CDS encoding DHA2 family efflux MFS transporter permease subunit — MKSDAITGSKAGITIAAMAAALMSVLDISIVNVALNDIRASFGTPMDQIAWVSTGYMMANVVVIPMTGWLQRRFGFRRYFTFSILMFTAASVLCGLAWNLPSLVVFRILQGVGGGAIIPTSQAILFARYPREEHGMAGALFGLGAVTGPLLGPTVGGLLIESSSWHWIFLINVPIGLFAAFMAWRNIEQKGFQPSAERVDRYGIALLAVGMAALQYVLEEGNRHDWFDSQEITALAVIAGVALITFVVHELETPSPVVDLRVFANRSYTAATGINLMVGTALFSGTFLFSLFLGSVAHYSALDIGLLFLKGSAIQVLIMPLVGRFGGKLDGRVMVALGIIGVSLSLWTNGHLATNADNSALITPIFIRACSLGLVFVPLSVIALSDLRPEQRGNAAGLYNLTRELGGSIGTAWMSSSLSRTTQLNVTTLTSKVDVYSQATAEQVAALQGSLAGRVPDPTGAAYGILQMKIAAQAMVRAFNANFMVLTALFVCTLVFVLMLKKPAPGVKVEGAH, encoded by the coding sequence ATGAAGAGCGATGCCATCACCGGCTCCAAGGCCGGTATCACCATCGCCGCCATGGCCGCGGCGCTGATGTCGGTGCTCGACATCTCCATCGTCAACGTGGCGCTCAACGACATCCGGGCGAGCTTCGGCACGCCGATGGATCAGATCGCCTGGGTGTCCACCGGCTACATGATGGCCAACGTGGTCGTCATCCCCATGACGGGGTGGCTGCAGCGGCGCTTCGGCTTCCGGCGCTACTTCACCTTCTCCATCCTCATGTTCACCGCGGCCAGCGTGCTGTGCGGGCTGGCGTGGAACCTGCCCTCGCTCGTGGTCTTCCGCATCCTCCAGGGCGTGGGCGGCGGCGCCATCATCCCCACCTCCCAGGCCATCCTCTTTGCCCGCTACCCGCGCGAGGAGCACGGCATGGCCGGGGCGCTGTTCGGCCTGGGCGCCGTGACGGGCCCCCTGCTGGGGCCCACCGTGGGCGGCCTGCTCATCGAGTCCTCGAGCTGGCACTGGATCTTCCTCATCAACGTGCCCATCGGCCTGTTCGCCGCGTTCATGGCCTGGCGCAACATCGAGCAGAAGGGCTTCCAGCCCTCCGCCGAGCGCGTGGACCGCTACGGCATCGCCCTGCTGGCGGTGGGCATGGCGGCGCTCCAGTACGTGCTGGAGGAGGGCAACCGCCATGACTGGTTCGACAGCCAGGAAATCACCGCGCTGGCGGTCATCGCCGGCGTGGCGCTCATCACCTTCGTCGTGCACGAACTGGAGACGCCCTCGCCCGTGGTGGACCTGCGCGTCTTCGCCAACCGCTCGTACACGGCCGCCACGGGCATCAACCTCATGGTGGGCACGGCGCTCTTCTCGGGCACGTTCCTCTTCAGCCTCTTCCTGGGCTCGGTGGCGCACTACTCCGCGCTGGACATCGGCCTGCTGTTCCTCAAGGGCAGCGCCATCCAGGTGCTCATCATGCCGCTGGTGGGCCGCTTCGGCGGCAAGCTCGACGGCCGCGTGATGGTGGCGCTGGGCATCATCGGGGTGAGCCTGTCGCTGTGGACCAATGGCCACCTGGCGACGAACGCGGACAACTCCGCGCTCATCACCCCCATCTTCATCCGCGCCTGCTCCCTGGGGCTCGTCTTCGTTCCCCTGTCGGTCATCGCGCTCAGCGATTTGCGGCCGGAGCAGCGCGGCAACGCGGCGGGCCTCTACAACCTCACCCGCGAGCTGGGCGGCTCCATTGGCACCGCGTGGATGAGCAGCTCGCTCAGCCGCACCACCCAGCTCAACGTCACCACGCTCACCTCCAAGGTGGACGTCTACAGCCAAGCGACGGCCGAGCAGGTGGCGGCCCTCCAAGGCTCCCTGGCCGGCCGCGTCCCGGACCCCACCGGCGCCGCGTACGGCATCCTCCAGATGAAGATCGCGGCCCAGGCCATGGTGCGGGCCTTCAACGCCAACTTCATGGTGTTGACCGCCCTGTTCGTCTGCACCCTGGTGTTCGTGCTGATGCTCAAGAAGCCCGCCCCGGGCGTGAAGGTCGAGGGCGCGCACTAG
- a CDS encoding SDR family NAD(P)-dependent oxidoreductase, producing the protein MSTFDTLPVPAPVSDSPPPPALELEEVRRCAQLLEAIVADRRLLLRLPEPDRIALLSAAGKVVLPERDVRARLVKSLRKEEKQVKRKKDQLVRASTRIRTLRQAPVFQAPPPLLPSENPGPEQLLENPRHCYVCKEEFRRVHFFYDAMCPPCADFNYAKRFQTAPLDGQVALITGARVKIGFQASLMLLRAGARVIATTRFPNDAAERYAREPDFSDWGHRLHVHGLDLRHAPSVELFARYMDQTYDRLDILINNAAQTVRRPPGFYAHLLAKELLPVSALPQGCAPLLAEHLQCLARVQPALEAGNPGTAITWSSADPALGLHSSAALSLVPYALEQEGDTQRLFPEGRLDADLQQVDLREVNSWRLRLAEVATAEMLEVHLVNAVAPFILCGKLKPLMLRNRSRMGHIVNVSAMEGSFSRGKKTDKHPHTNMAKAALNMMTLTSAGDYARDGIFMNAVDTGWVTDEDPILHAQRKQEEFDFHPPLDIVDGAARVVDPVFMAVNSGHGAWGNFFKDYRHTAW; encoded by the coding sequence ATGAGCACCTTCGATACTCTCCCTGTCCCTGCCCCTGTCTCTGATTCTCCGCCGCCCCCCGCCCTCGAGCTGGAAGAGGTGCGCCGCTGCGCACAGCTCCTGGAGGCCATCGTGGCGGACCGCCGGCTCCTGCTCCGGCTTCCCGAGCCGGACCGGATTGCCCTGCTCAGCGCCGCGGGCAAGGTCGTCCTTCCCGAGCGCGACGTCCGGGCACGCCTCGTCAAGTCGCTGCGCAAGGAGGAGAAGCAGGTCAAACGCAAGAAGGACCAGCTCGTCCGGGCCTCGACCAGAATCCGCACCCTGCGCCAGGCACCGGTCTTCCAGGCCCCCCCGCCGCTGCTTCCCAGCGAGAACCCGGGACCGGAGCAACTGCTGGAGAACCCCCGCCACTGCTACGTGTGCAAGGAGGAGTTCCGGCGCGTTCACTTCTTCTACGACGCGATGTGCCCGCCGTGCGCCGACTTCAACTACGCCAAGCGCTTCCAGACGGCCCCGCTGGACGGCCAGGTGGCGCTCATCACCGGGGCACGGGTGAAGATTGGCTTTCAGGCCTCGCTGATGCTGCTGCGCGCCGGGGCCCGGGTCATCGCCACCACGCGCTTTCCGAACGACGCCGCCGAGCGCTATGCCCGGGAGCCGGACTTCTCCGATTGGGGCCACCGCCTGCACGTCCACGGGCTGGACCTGCGGCACGCGCCCAGCGTCGAGCTGTTCGCGCGCTACATGGACCAGACGTATGACCGCCTGGACATCCTGATCAACAACGCGGCCCAGACCGTCCGCCGGCCGCCGGGCTTCTATGCCCACCTGCTCGCCAAGGAGCTGCTGCCCGTGAGCGCCCTGCCCCAGGGGTGCGCCCCGCTGCTCGCGGAGCACCTGCAATGCCTGGCGAGGGTTCAGCCCGCCCTGGAAGCCGGGAACCCGGGCACCGCCATCACCTGGAGCAGCGCGGACCCGGCGCTCGGCCTGCACTCCTCGGCGGCCCTGTCGCTGGTGCCCTATGCCCTCGAGCAGGAGGGGGACACGCAGCGGCTCTTCCCCGAGGGCCGGCTGGATGCGGACCTGCAACAGGTCGACCTGCGCGAGGTGAACTCGTGGCGGCTGCGGCTGGCGGAGGTGGCGACCGCCGAGATGCTGGAGGTGCACCTGGTGAACGCGGTGGCCCCCTTCATCCTCTGCGGCAAGCTCAAGCCGCTGATGCTGCGCAACCGCTCCCGCATGGGCCACATCGTGAACGTGTCGGCGATGGAGGGCAGCTTCTCGCGGGGAAAGAAGACGGACAAGCACCCCCACACCAACATGGCCAAGGCGGCGCTGAACATGATGACGCTCACCTCCGCGGGCGACTACGCGCGGGACGGCATCTTCATGAACGCCGTGGACACCGGCTGGGTCACGGACGAGGACCCCATCCTCCACGCCCAGCGCAAGCAGGAGGAGTTCGACTTCCACCCGCCGCTGGACATCGTGGACGGGGCCGCCCGCGTGGTGGACCCCGTCTTCATGGCCGTCAACTCGGGCCACGGCGCCTGGGGCAACTTCTTCAAGGACTACCGCCACACCGCGTGGTGA
- the mrdA gene encoding penicillin-binding protein 2, with protein sequence MAPPTLGNTPPGRELKRRFLFLGLAMVGGMVLLAMQLYRLQLIRGEEYAAKSVANFVKEVRLRADRGVIKDVRGTILVDSRPSFDVFLTPAFCTNCFEQVIPRLAGLLALEAEQRQKVEDQVRAARRSAPFQPLSIRVDLTRDELDRLNARLDILDGVEVVPVPHRNYRAGTVLSHVLGYMNEINQDELERLNADGARYALGDYIGRRGLERYFESRLRGVDGVRKQVVNARGQTIEELNDMLGENSVLPPQAGGNVVLSLDMRLQEAAEQAFPGVAGAVVAIDVNTGFIRALVSRPGFDPNLLTGRITPAQMAALAKDPLQPMINRVAANHYSPGSTFKVVSALAAYKSGLFRPETVVNCPGGYTLGGHTWRCHKDSGHGPVNGLLAMQYSCNTWFYKVADTLGLDPIADMGKALGLGSPTGIGVLAEVPGIMPSTAYHDRLSPGGYSKGMALNSSVGQGDDNVTPLQLALVYASLANGGTLYKPQLVQRIEDLDGRVIEAFQPQVVRKVDINPAHLKAVVEALMAVVNEPGGTAYRQRLPDIKVAGKTGTAQVVTLGAVRLKTHQMEFFSRHHAWLASFAPAEAPEIAVVVLNEHGGLGGLDAAPTGMAVIQKYFDLKAQDAVSPPPRANQPYTPGQAPALVQERAPVSQTPVAPDLREASAIH encoded by the coding sequence ATGGCACCCCCGACCCTGGGAAACACGCCTCCGGGCAGAGAACTCAAACGGCGCTTCCTGTTCCTGGGGTTGGCGATGGTGGGCGGCATGGTGCTGCTGGCCATGCAGCTCTACCGGCTCCAGCTCATCCGTGGCGAGGAGTACGCCGCCAAGAGCGTGGCCAACTTCGTCAAGGAGGTCCGCCTCCGCGCCGACCGTGGCGTCATCAAGGACGTGCGGGGCACCATCCTGGTGGACAGCCGGCCCTCGTTCGATGTGTTCCTCACCCCGGCCTTCTGTACGAACTGCTTCGAGCAGGTCATCCCCCGGCTGGCCGGGCTGCTCGCGCTGGAGGCCGAGCAGCGCCAGAAGGTGGAGGACCAGGTCCGCGCCGCCCGCCGCAGCGCGCCGTTCCAGCCGCTCTCCATCCGTGTGGACCTGACGCGCGACGAGCTGGACCGGCTCAATGCCCGGCTCGACATCCTGGATGGTGTGGAGGTGGTGCCAGTGCCGCACCGCAACTACCGCGCCGGCACGGTGCTCTCGCACGTGCTCGGCTACATGAACGAGATCAACCAGGACGAGCTGGAGCGGCTCAACGCCGACGGCGCCCGGTACGCGCTGGGCGACTACATCGGCCGCCGCGGCCTGGAGCGCTACTTCGAGTCGCGGCTGCGCGGCGTGGACGGGGTGCGCAAGCAGGTGGTGAACGCGCGCGGCCAGACCATCGAGGAGCTGAACGACATGCTCGGGGAGAACTCGGTGTTGCCACCGCAGGCCGGCGGCAACGTCGTGCTCTCGCTCGACATGCGGCTGCAGGAGGCGGCCGAGCAGGCCTTCCCGGGCGTGGCGGGCGCGGTGGTGGCCATCGACGTGAACACCGGCTTCATCCGCGCGCTGGTGTCCCGGCCGGGCTTTGATCCCAACCTGCTCACCGGCCGCATCACCCCGGCGCAGATGGCGGCGCTGGCCAAGGATCCGCTCCAGCCGATGATCAACCGCGTGGCGGCCAACCACTACAGCCCCGGTTCCACCTTCAAGGTCGTCTCGGCGCTGGCCGCCTACAAGTCGGGCCTCTTCCGGCCGGAGACGGTGGTGAACTGTCCCGGCGGCTACACCCTCGGAGGCCATACCTGGCGCTGCCACAAGGACAGCGGCCACGGCCCGGTGAATGGCCTGCTGGCGATGCAGTACTCGTGCAACACCTGGTTCTACAAGGTCGCCGACACCCTGGGCCTGGACCCCATCGCGGACATGGGCAAGGCCCTGGGCCTGGGCAGCCCCACCGGGATTGGGGTTTTGGCCGAGGTGCCGGGCATCATGCCCAGCACGGCCTACCATGACCGGCTCTCGCCGGGCGGCTACTCCAAGGGCATGGCGCTCAACAGCTCGGTCGGCCAGGGCGATGACAACGTGACGCCGCTGCAGCTGGCGCTCGTGTACGCCTCCCTGGCCAACGGCGGCACGCTGTACAAGCCGCAGCTGGTGCAGCGCATCGAGGATCTGGATGGCCGCGTCATCGAGGCCTTCCAGCCGCAGGTGGTGCGCAAGGTGGACATCAACCCGGCGCACCTCAAGGCGGTCGTCGAGGCGCTGATGGCGGTGGTGAACGAGCCGGGCGGCACCGCGTACCGCCAGCGCCTGCCGGACATCAAGGTGGCCGGCAAGACGGGCACCGCCCAGGTCGTCACGCTGGGCGCGGTGCGGCTCAAGACGCACCAGATGGAGTTCTTCTCGCGGCACCACGCCTGGCTGGCGTCCTTCGCGCCCGCGGAGGCCCCCGAGATCGCCGTGGTGGTGCTCAACGAGCACGGCGGGCTCGGCGGCTTGGATGCGGCGCCCACGGGCATGGCCGTCATCCAGAAGTACTTCGACCTGAAGGCACAGGATGCCGTCTCACCGCCGCCGCGCGCCAACCAGCCCTACACGCCGGGGCAGGCTCCCGCACTGGTCCAGGAGCGTGCCCCCGTCTCCCAGACGCCGGTGGCCCCGGACCTACGGGAGGCGTCCGCGATTCACTGA
- a CDS encoding LysM peptidoglycan-binding domain-containing protein, producing MSTYSVRSGDTLSGIAQKYNTTVSKLAQDNGIRNPNLIQTGMKLNVSGSASAARPAAASSQQYTVRSGDTLSGIAQRFGTTTGALAKANNISNPNRIYAGQKLTIPGAGGAKPTPAPAPSSQQYTVRSGDTLSGIAQRYGTTAGALAKANNISNPNLIQVGQKLTIPGGARPGPQDGFDPPATGGKPPTGPVTGPSNGGDVKGGVSLAQLRKIMPNLSQAKAEQYLPHLNRAMAEANINTPKRQAAFLAQLAHESGEFRYMEEIASGAAYEGRKDLGNTQPGDGVRFKGRGPIQLTGRSNYRAAGKALGIDLENNPKRAADPDVGFRTAAWFWNSRNLNSYADAGNFREVTRRINGGYNGLASREAYYQRALGVLA from the coding sequence GTGAGCACCTACTCCGTTCGCAGCGGCGACACGCTGTCCGGCATCGCCCAGAAGTACAACACCACGGTCAGCAAGCTCGCCCAGGACAACGGCATCCGCAACCCGAACCTCATCCAGACGGGCATGAAGCTGAACGTGTCCGGCAGCGCCAGCGCGGCCCGGCCCGCGGCGGCCTCCTCCCAGCAGTACACGGTGCGCTCGGGCGACACCCTGAGCGGCATTGCCCAGCGGTTCGGCACCACCACGGGCGCGCTGGCCAAGGCCAACAACATCAGCAACCCCAACCGCATCTACGCCGGGCAGAAGCTCACCATCCCGGGCGCGGGCGGGGCCAAGCCCACCCCGGCGCCGGCGCCCTCCTCTCAGCAGTACACGGTGCGCTCGGGCGACACCCTGAGCGGCATTGCCCAGCGCTACGGCACCACCGCGGGCGCGCTGGCCAAGGCCAACAACATCAGCAACCCCAACCTCATCCAGGTCGGGCAGAAGCTCACCATCCCGGGGGGAGCCCGGCCCGGCCCCCAGGACGGTTTCGATCCGCCGGCCACCGGCGGCAAGCCCCCCACGGGGCCCGTCACCGGCCCCAGCAACGGCGGGGACGTCAAGGGCGGCGTGTCGCTCGCGCAGCTGCGCAAGATCATGCCCAACCTGTCGCAGGCCAAGGCGGAGCAGTACCTGCCGCACCTCAACCGCGCCATGGCCGAGGCGAACATCAACACCCCCAAGCGCCAGGCCGCCTTCCTCGCGCAGCTCGCCCACGAGAGCGGCGAGTTCCGCTACATGGAGGAGATCGCCTCCGGCGCCGCCTACGAGGGCCGCAAGGACCTGGGCAACACGCAGCCGGGTGACGGCGTGCGCTTCAAGGGCCGTGGCCCCATCCAGCTCACCGGCCGCTCCAACTACCGCGCCGCGGGCAAGGCGCTGGGCATCGACCTGGAGAACAACCCGAAGCGCGCCGCGGACCCGGACGTGGGCTTCCGCACCGCCGCCTGGTTCTGGAACAGCCGCAACCTCAACAGCTACGCGGACGCGGGCAACTTCCGGGAAGTCACCCGCCGCATCAACGGCGGCTACAACGGGCTCGCCAGCCGCGAGGCCTACTACCAGCGCGCCCTCGGCGTGCTGGCCTGA
- a CDS encoding HAD family hydrolase, with translation MAAKQEWVRTAVGTLALALGLAGCGGGKAAVSCQLLDPELPWYGTNRTQLDGLMKTYGHCAGAYDEAKKPIAAFDWDNTVIKNDVGDATFFYLLAHDEVFQPPGKNWRLTSHLLTGEAVAALDAACGALAEAGTRLPTSSNPACAQELLSLYSEAKTTTGQAAWAGWNYRRMEPSYAWFAQLLAGHTRAEVRALAEAAMAENLRNPIDAKQTVGTASVTHWVRVPDQMKDLLASMQANGFDVWVVSASPQAVVEPWAQSVGIDASHVIGIRTLEAGGTLGYNLEGCGEVPDGTNDGQGKVTGNSLITYIDGKRCWINKVLFGVTGAEALQPNPDLSKRPLFAAGDSDTDLTFMRDATALRLAINRNKKELMCNAYRNDDGRWLINPMFLQPRPQQAAPYACATAACKAADGTSVPCTDGMGLLIPDQADTVF, from the coding sequence ATGGCTGCGAAGCAAGAGTGGGTGCGGACGGCGGTGGGCACCCTGGCACTGGCCCTGGGCCTTGCCGGGTGTGGGGGAGGCAAGGCGGCGGTCTCCTGCCAATTGCTGGATCCGGAGCTGCCCTGGTACGGCACCAACCGGACCCAGCTCGACGGGCTGATGAAGACGTACGGCCACTGCGCGGGAGCCTACGATGAGGCGAAGAAGCCCATCGCCGCGTTCGACTGGGACAACACGGTCATCAAGAACGATGTCGGGGACGCCACCTTCTTCTACCTGCTGGCGCACGATGAGGTGTTTCAGCCCCCGGGGAAGAACTGGCGCCTGACGAGCCACCTGCTGACGGGGGAGGCCGTCGCGGCGCTCGATGCCGCCTGTGGCGCGCTGGCCGAGGCGGGCACGCGCCTGCCGACCTCCTCGAATCCGGCCTGTGCCCAGGAGCTGCTGAGCCTCTACTCCGAGGCGAAGACCACCACGGGCCAGGCCGCGTGGGCGGGTTGGAACTACCGCCGCATGGAGCCCTCCTATGCCTGGTTCGCCCAGCTACTCGCGGGCCATACCCGGGCCGAGGTGAGGGCCCTGGCCGAGGCCGCCATGGCCGAGAACCTGCGCAATCCCATCGACGCGAAGCAGACGGTGGGTACCGCCTCGGTGACGCATTGGGTCCGGGTGCCGGACCAGATGAAGGACCTGCTGGCGAGCATGCAGGCCAACGGCTTCGACGTCTGGGTCGTGTCGGCTTCTCCCCAGGCGGTCGTCGAGCCCTGGGCCCAGTCGGTGGGCATCGATGCCAGCCACGTGATTGGCATCCGCACGCTCGAGGCGGGAGGCACGCTTGGCTACAACCTGGAGGGCTGCGGCGAGGTGCCGGATGGCACCAACGACGGCCAGGGCAAGGTCACGGGCAACAGCCTCATCACCTACATCGATGGCAAGCGGTGCTGGATCAACAAGGTGCTCTTCGGCGTCACGGGCGCCGAGGCGCTCCAGCCCAACCCCGACCTGAGCAAGCGCCCCCTGTTCGCCGCGGGGGACTCCGACACGGATCTGACCTTCATGCGGGATGCCACCGCGCTCCGCCTGGCCATCAACCGGAACAAGAAGGAGCTGATGTGCAACGCCTACCGCAACGATGATGGGCGGTGGCTCATCAACCCCATGTTCCTCCAGCCGCGGCCACAGCAGGCCGCGCCCTACGCGTGTGCGACGGCGGCGTGCAAGGCCGCGGACGGGACGTCCGTGCCCTGCACGGACGGGATGGGCCTCCTCATTCCTGACCAGGCCGATACCGTCTTCTGA
- a CDS encoding NADPH-dependent F420 reductase, protein MNSAARIRIAGLLGLASALALVFLPVPPAHATDKTAPTKAPSETVKLRKIGIIGSGKVGGSLARLWVKAGYEVMISSRHPEELKSLAQQLGRKARTGTPREAAMYGDAVLIAVPYGALPQIGRDYAKELSGKVVLDAGNPYPQRDGPMAEEARRKGTGETSKALLPGVKLVRAFNAMSAVDLNSQTGREGPLAAIPLASDDAHALKAAAELVKAAGFEPVVVGGLDRAKDFDVGTPVYTRVLTAEELRKQLGLPD, encoded by the coding sequence ATGAACAGCGCAGCGCGAATCCGGATCGCGGGGCTCCTGGGCCTCGCCTCCGCCCTGGCTTTGGTCTTCCTGCCCGTGCCCCCCGCGCACGCCACGGACAAGACCGCCCCCACGAAAGCCCCCTCCGAGACCGTCAAGCTCCGGAAGATCGGCATCATTGGCTCCGGGAAAGTCGGCGGCAGCCTGGCCCGGCTCTGGGTCAAGGCGGGCTACGAGGTGATGATCTCCTCGCGCCACCCGGAGGAGCTCAAGTCCCTGGCGCAGCAGCTCGGCCGCAAGGCCCGCACCGGCACCCCACGGGAGGCCGCGATGTATGGCGACGCCGTGCTCATCGCGGTGCCCTATGGGGCGCTGCCGCAGATCGGCCGCGACTACGCCAAGGAGCTCTCGGGGAAGGTCGTCCTGGATGCCGGCAACCCCTACCCCCAGCGGGACGGGCCCATGGCCGAGGAAGCGCGCCGCAAGGGGACCGGCGAAACCTCGAAGGCCCTGCTGCCCGGGGTGAAGCTCGTGCGCGCCTTCAACGCCATGAGCGCCGTGGACCTCAACAGCCAGACGGGCCGGGAGGGCCCCCTGGCCGCCATTCCCCTGGCCAGCGATGACGCACATGCCCTGAAGGCCGCGGCCGAGCTGGTCAAGGCGGCCGGCTTCGAGCCGGTCGTCGTGGGCGGCCTGGACCGGGCAAAGGACTTCGACGTGGGGACGCCGGTCTACACGCGGGTGCTGACGGCCGAGGAACTTCGCAAGCAGTTGGGCCTCCCGGACTAA
- a CDS encoding TolC family protein, which translates to MLPVRPGLALLVALATPAWAQTPPSPEPAAPAAQPLPEGPERPELPATESFDAKLSAQLGQPGGLTADETARRATATSLEVRGREAELEAAEAGVSQALASFLPRVSVTAGYTRQSAIAPQAFGTLVASPGSAAGPLPPGAPLENVALAIPTLQNQTTVRAALTVPVSDYLLRLSRNYASANASEAAARHTTQATQLKVAADARILYYSWIRAALQSTVAEASLAQARDHLADAHRAFAVGGASRADVLRVEAQVASAELLVARTANLRNLQAERLRTALHEPRAADFAIGEDVREALPPLDGLSSPAELVEEARGHRLELRAVQEATSAARSQAQGTRAGYLPRLDAVGDVIYANPNPRYFPPTPEFNTTWSAGVQLSWTPTDILTTRGASRAANARVAQLEAQRAALEDGLQVEVVQALNDLREAELASQTTQRGLSSSEEAYRVRRLLFQNGRATSTELTDAEADLTRARFDAVNARIDLRLARVKLLHALGRDVQPS; encoded by the coding sequence ATGCTCCCCGTCCGTCCGGGCCTCGCCCTGCTCGTGGCCCTCGCAACCCCCGCTTGGGCGCAGACGCCCCCCTCCCCTGAGCCTGCCGCCCCCGCGGCCCAGCCCCTGCCCGAAGGCCCCGAGCGGCCCGAGCTGCCGGCCACGGAGAGCTTCGATGCGAAGCTCTCCGCCCAACTCGGCCAGCCCGGCGGGCTCACCGCGGACGAGACCGCCCGGCGCGCCACGGCCACCAGCCTGGAGGTGCGGGGGCGGGAGGCCGAGCTGGAGGCGGCCGAGGCGGGCGTGTCCCAGGCCCTGGCCTCCTTCCTGCCCCGGGTGAGCGTGACGGCAGGCTACACGCGCCAGTCCGCTATCGCGCCCCAGGCGTTCGGCACGCTCGTGGCGTCCCCGGGCAGCGCGGCCGGCCCCCTGCCGCCGGGCGCGCCCCTGGAGAACGTAGCCCTGGCCATTCCCACCCTGCAGAACCAGACAACGGTGCGCGCCGCGCTGACCGTGCCCGTGTCGGACTACCTGCTGCGCCTGTCGCGCAACTACGCCTCGGCGAACGCCTCCGAGGCGGCGGCCCGGCACACCACCCAGGCCACGCAGCTCAAGGTCGCCGCGGACGCGCGCATCCTCTATTACAGCTGGATTCGCGCGGCGCTCCAGTCCACGGTGGCCGAGGCCTCGCTCGCGCAGGCCCGGGACCACCTCGCGGATGCCCACCGCGCCTTCGCCGTGGGCGGCGCCTCCCGGGCGGACGTGCTGCGGGTGGAGGCCCAGGTGGCGAGCGCGGAGCTGCTGGTGGCGCGCACCGCCAACCTGCGCAACCTCCAGGCGGAGCGGCTGCGCACGGCGCTCCACGAGCCCAGGGCGGCGGACTTCGCCATCGGCGAGGACGTGCGGGAGGCGCTGCCGCCCCTGGACGGCCTGAGCAGCCCGGCCGAGCTGGTGGAGGAAGCGCGCGGCCACCGGCTGGAGCTGCGCGCCGTGCAGGAGGCCACCTCGGCGGCCCGGAGCCAGGCCCAGGGCACGCGCGCCGGCTACCTGCCCCGGCTGGACGCGGTGGGGGATGTCATCTACGCCAACCCCAACCCGCGCTACTTCCCGCCCACCCCCGAGTTCAACACCACCTGGAGCGCGGGGGTGCAGCTGTCCTGGACGCCCACGGACATCCTCACGACGCGGGGCGCCTCGCGCGCCGCGAATGCCCGGGTCGCCCAGCTGGAGGCCCAGCGCGCCGCCCTGGAGGATGGCCTGCAGGTGGAAGTCGTCCAGGCGCTGAACGACTTGCGCGAGGCGGAGCTGGCGAGCCAGACCACCCAGCGCGGGCTCTCCTCCTCGGAGGAGGCCTACCGCGTGCGCCGGCTGCTCTTCCAGAACGGCCGGGCCACCTCCACCGAGCTGACGGACGCCGAGGCGGACCTGACGCGCGCGCGCTTCGATGCGGTGAACGCCCGCATCGACCTGCGGCTGGCGCGCGTCAAGCTGCTCCACGCACTCGGCCGCGACGTCCAGCCCTCCTGA